A section of the Orenia marismortui DSM 5156 genome encodes:
- a CDS encoding PhzF family phenazine biosynthesis protein, which yields MKIYQVDAFTDKAFKGNPAAVCILSELKEDSWMQNVAGEMNLSETAFLYKEKEGYNLRWFTPKHEEDLCGHATLASAYVLWETQRVGEDEEIYFNTRSGVLTAKKNKEWIELNFPIEAEKEAEAPDMLIKALGIKPKYIGRNRLDFLVEVESEEIVRNIKPDFKLLDSVKTRGVIVTSKSSSEKYDFVSRFFAPEVGVNEDPVTGSAHCCLAPFWKKKLKKDEFLAYQASERGGMIKVKLEKDRVYLNGKAVMILDGRLLK from the coding sequence ATGAAAATATATCAAGTAGATGCTTTTACTGATAAAGCATTTAAAGGAAATCCAGCAGCTGTATGTATATTATCGGAATTGAAAGAAGATAGTTGGATGCAGAATGTAGCAGGAGAAATGAATTTGTCGGAAACTGCATTTCTTTATAAAGAAAAAGAGGGGTATAATTTACGTTGGTTTACTCCAAAACATGAAGAAGATCTGTGTGGACATGCTACTTTGGCTAGTGCATATGTACTATGGGAAACTCAAAGAGTGGGTGAGGATGAAGAAATATATTTTAATACAAGAAGTGGAGTATTAACTGCAAAGAAAAATAAAGAATGGATAGAACTAAATTTTCCAATTGAAGCTGAAAAAGAAGCAGAAGCTCCAGATATGCTAATAAAGGCATTAGGAATAAAACCTAAATATATCGGAAGAAATCGTCTTGATTTTTTAGTAGAAGTTGAATCTGAAGAAATTGTTAGAAATATTAAACCTGATTTTAAACTTTTGGATAGTGTTAAAACGAGAGGAGTTATTGTAACTAGTAAATCTAGCTCAGAAAAATATGATTTCGTTTCAAGATTTTTTGCCCCAGAAGTTGGAGTGAATGAAGATCCAGTTACTGGTTCAGCACATTGCTGTTTAGCTCCATTTTGGAAAAAGAAATTGAAAAAAGATGAATTTTTAGCTTATCAAGCATCAGAAAGAGGTGGAATGATAAA